The following are encoded together in the Strix aluco isolate bStrAlu1 chromosome 13, bStrAlu1.hap1, whole genome shotgun sequence genome:
- the PCYOX1L gene encoding prenylcysteine oxidase 1-like has protein sequence MAPPPAALLLPALAALLAAPAAARAPPRSIAVVGAGLGGSAVAYFLQQHFGPQVQLDVFEAAGVGGRLATVTVNKQQYESRGASIHALSLHMQDFVKILGLKHRREVAGKSAIFSGEHFVLEETDWYLLNLFRLWWHYGISFLRLQMWVEEVMEKFMRIYKYQAHGYAFSSLEELLRSLGGDAFVNMTQRSVAESLLEVGVTQRFVDDVIAAVLRSSYGQSVLVPAFAGAMSLAGAQGSTWAVEGGNKLVCLGLLKLTKANVIPARVTGVSLHSSEGRALYQVHYEGSEGQGSAFYDMVVVTTPLHPSRSNFTFENFEPPIADFPGAFQPSVTSVVHGYLNSSYFGFPDPKLFPFASILTTDTPDLFFNAMDNICPVNISAAFRRKQPQEAAVWRVLSQQPLDKQQLKTLFRSYYSVQVTEWQTYPRYDAAKSLPPIVLHENLFYLSGVEWVASSMEMIAVAAKNVALLAYNRWHQDLEKIDQKDLMHKVKTEL, from the exons atggccccgccgcccgccgcgctgcTCCTGCCGGCCCTCGCCGCCCTCctggccgcgcccgccgccgcccgcgccccgccgcgcagCATCG CCGTGGTGGGCGCCGGGCTGGGCGGCTCGGCCGTCGCCTACTTCCTGCAGCAGCACTTCGGGCCGCAGGTGCAGCTGGACGTGTTCGAGGCGGCGGGGGTGGGCGGCCGGCTGGCCACCGTCACCGTCAACAAGCAGCAGTACGAGAGCAGGGGAGCCTCCATCCACGCCCTCAGCCTCCACATGCAGGACTTCGTCAAGATCCTGG gcCTCAAGCACCGGCGCGAGGTGGCAGGGAAGAGTGCCATATTCAGCGGGGAGCACTTCGTCCTGGAAGAGACCGACTGGTACCTGCTCAACCTCTTCCGGCTCTGGTGGCACTATGGCATCAGCTTCCTGCGCCTCCAGATGTGGGTGGAGGAGGTGATGGAGAAGTTCATGAG GATCTACAAGTACCAGGCTCATGGCTACGCCTTCTCcagcctggaggagctgctgcgCTCGCTGGGGGGTGATGCCTTCGTCAACATGACACAGCGCTCGGTGGCCGAGTCCTTGCTGGAGGTGGGCGTCACGCAGCGCTTCGTGGACGACGTCATCGCGGCCGTCCTGCGCTCCAGCTACGGGCAGTCGGTGCTGGTGCCTGCCTTCGCAG gAGCCATGTCGCTGGCGGGGGCCCAGGGCAGCACCTGGGCAGTGGAAGGAGGCAACAAGCTGGTGTGTTTGGGTCTGCTGAAGCTGACCAAAGCCAACGTCATCCCGGCCAGGGTGACGGGCGTCTCTCTGCACAGCTCGG AGGGGAGAGCCCTCTACCAGGTGCACTACGAGGGCAGTGAAGGCCAGGGCTCAGCTTTCTACGACATGGTAGTTGTGACAactcccctgcaccccagcaggaGCAACTTCACCTTTGAGAACTTTGAGCCGCCCATCGCCGACTTCCCTGGAGCCTTCCAGCCCTCTGTCACCTCCGTGGTGCATGGCTACCTCAACTCCTCCTACTTCGGCTTCCCTGACCCCAAGCTCTTTCCCTTTGCCAGCATCCTCACCACTGACACCCCCGACCTCTTCTTCAACGCCATGGACAACATCTGTCCTGTCAACATCTCCGCAGCTTTTCGTCGCAAGCAGCCCCAGGAGGCTGCAGTGTGGCGTGTCCTCTCTCAGCAGCCGCTGGACAAGCAGCAGCTAAAGACCCTCTTCAGGTCCTACTACTCAGTGCAGGTGACAGAGTGGCAGACGTATCCCCGCTATGATGCTGCCAAGTCCCTCCCACCCATCGTGCTCCATGAAAACCTCTTCTACCTCAGTGGCGTGGAGTGGGTGGCCAGCTCCATGGAGATGATAGCGGTAGCAGCCAAAAACGTGGCCCTGCTGGCTTACAACCGCTGGCATCAGGACCTGGAGAAAATTGACCAGAAGGACTTGATGCACAAGGTGAAGACCGAGCTGTGA
- the IL17B gene encoding LOW QUALITY PROTEIN: interleukin-17B (The sequence of the model RefSeq protein was modified relative to this genomic sequence to represent the inferred CDS: substituted 1 base at 1 genomic stop codon), with product MERAPNLLLLCIFTFAMILVPEAKDQSKAAKGRRRGLARPPTATPALAWALDDPYTTMADYERSIQDMVRQLRNSSEPGDTKCQVNLRLWRSNRRSLSPWAYRXAWGRDPGDTRATRCPPSHRLSSLVLLSFSSSINHDATRIPADIPEAQCLCTGCINPFTMQEDRTMASIPIYSRLPVRRLLCQAPGEVGHKPSGKKCHKKYQMVMETIAVGCTCIF from the exons ATGGAGCGGGCTCCAAACCTG cttcTCCTCTGCATCTTCACCTTTGCCATGATCCTGGTCCCCGAAGCGAAGGACCAAAGCAAGGCAgcaaagggcaggagaaggggccTGGCACGGCCCCCCACGGCCACCCCTGCCCTCGCCTGGGCCCTGGATGATCCCTATACCACCATGGCAGACTATGAGCGCAGCATCCAGGACATGGTGCGCCAGCTGAGGAACAGCTCTGAGCCAGGCGACACCAAGTGCCAGGTCAACTTGAGGCTCTGGAGGTCCAACCGGAGGAGCTTGTCGCCCTGGGCCTACAGGTGAGCTTGGGGCAGGGACCCTGGGGACACGCGTG ctaCCCGCTGCCCCCCATCTCACCGTCTCTCCAGCCTCGtcttgctttccttctcctccagcataAACCATGACGCAACACGGATCCCAGCAGACATCCCCGAGGCCCAGTGCCTCTGCACTGGCTGCATCAACCCCTTCACGATGCAGGAGGACCGCACCATGGCCAGCATTCCCATCTACAGCCGGCTGCCTGTCCGCCGGCTGCTCTGTCAGGCGCCGGGTGAGGTTGGGCACAAGCCCTCTGGGAAGAAGTGTCACAAGAAGTACCAGATGGTCATGGAGACCATCGCCGTGGGCTGCACCTGCATCTTCTGA